The Chlorocebus sabaeus isolate Y175 chromosome 16, mChlSab1.0.hap1, whole genome shotgun sequence genome window below encodes:
- the LOC103243459 gene encoding keratin, type I cuticular Ha1, translated as MLPRGRKPTALWLEEFRLCLQPGTHSLPPSTMPYNFCLPSLSCRTSCSSRPCVPPSCHGCTLPGACNIPANVSNCNWFCEGSFNGSEKETMQFLNDRLASYLEKVRQLERDNAELENLIRERSQQQEPLLCPSYQSYFKTIEELQQKILCTKSENARLVVQIDNAKLAADDFRTKYQTELSLRQLVESDINGLRRILDELTLCKSDLEAQVESLKEELLCLKSNHEQEVNTLRCQLGDRLNVEVDAAPTVDLNRVLNETRSQYEALVETNRREVEQWFTTQTEELNKQVVSSSEQLQSYQAEIIELRRTVNALEIELQAQHNLRDSLENTLTESEARYSSQLSQVQSLITNVESQLAEIRCDLERQNQEYQVLLDVRARLECEINTYRSLLESEDCNLPSNPCATTNACSKSIGPCVSNPCTPCVPPAPCTPCAPRPRCGPCNSFVR; from the exons ATGCTCCCTAGAGGAAGGAAACCCACAGCTCTGTGGCTTGAAGAATTTAGACTCTGTCTTCAGCCAGGcactcactccctccctcccagcacCATGCCCTACAACTTCTGCCTGCCCAGCCTGAGCTGCCGCACCAGCTGCTCCTCCCGGCCCTGCGTGCCCCCCAGCTGCCACGGCTGCACCCTACCTGGGGCCTGCAACATCCCTGCCAATGTGAGCAACTGCAACTGGTTCTGCGAGGGCTCCTTCAATGGCAGTGAGAAGGAGACCATGCAGTTCCTGAACGACCGCCTGGCCAGCTACCTGGAGAAGGTGCGTCAGCTGGAGCGGGACAACGCGGAGCTGGAGAACCTCATCCGGGAGCGGTCCCAGCAGCAGGAGCCCTTGCTGTGCCCCAGCTACCAGTCCTACTTCAAGACCATTGAGGAGCTCCAGCAGAAG ATCCTGTGTACCAAGTCCGAGAATGCCAGGCTTGTGGTGCAGATCGACAACGCCAAGCTGGCTGCGGATGATTTCAGAACCAA GTACCAGACTGAGCTGTCCCTGCGGCAGCTGGTGGAGTCGGACATCAACGGTCTGCGCAGGATCCTGGATGAGCTGACCCTGTGCAAGTCCGACCTGGAGGCCCAGGTGGAGTCCCTGAAGGAGGAGCTGCTGTGCCTCAAGAGCAATCATGAGCAG GAGGTCAACACCCTGCGCTGCCAGCTTGGAGACCGTCTCAACGTGGAGGTAGATGCTGCCCCCACTGTCGACCTGAACCGGGTGCTAAATGAGACCAGGAGTCAGTATGAGGCCCTGGTGGAAACCAACCGCAGGGAAGTGGAGCAATGGTTCACCACGCAG ACCGAGGAGCTGAACAAGCAGGTGGTATCCAGCTCGGAGCAGCTGCAGTCCTACCAGGCAGAGATCATCGAGCTGAGACGAACGGTCAATGCCCTGGAGATTGAGCTGCAGGCCCAGCATAACCTG CGAGACTCTCTGGAAAACACGCTGACGGAGAGCGAGGCCCGCTACAGCTCCCAGCTTTCCCAAGTGCAGAGCCTGATCACCAATGTGGAGTCGCAGCTGGCGGAGATCCGCTGTGACCTGGAGCGGCAGAACCAGGAGTACCAGGTGCTGCTGGACGTGCGTGCCCGGCTAGAGTGTGAGATCAACACGTACCGGAGCCTCCTGGAGAGCGAGGACTGCAA TCTGCCCAGCAATCCCTGTGCCACGACCAACGCGTGCAGCAAGTCCATTGGACCCTGTGTCTCCAATCCCTGCACTCCTTGCGTTCCTCCTGCCCCCTGCACACCCTGTGCCCCACGCCCCCGCTGTGGGCCCTGCAATTCCTTCGTGCGCTAG